One segment of Acidianus sp. HS-5 DNA contains the following:
- a CDS encoding M20 family metallopeptidase, with product MEELIKKLISFKTYGGNQLYECASFIKEYLENHGFKAEIKEYVKGYPIVLSSSGKGKPLMLNGHFDVVPPGEGWSSDPFTPKAIEDKIYGRGSTDMKAGLAVLMETYVSIADKLNYSLLFTAVPDEETGGKNGSKFLAEEYSPFFVIIGEPTGSERVNIGEKGLLQVRVKERGKSAHGSTPSLGENAILKLVDDITELRRRIEKTEVAIPKDVEEAVNNVKEIDERIYGDVKKITFSPGVIKGGSQVNVVPDYAEAEIDMRIPPGASVKDIMKRMEGIEIINSSEPNYTPLPPFIKLKPFITPYATDGRYFRMKGIPTIVYGPGELNKLHSPDEFVKIGDVKASLEKLKEILLSINNSDYFYK from the coding sequence ATGGAAGAATTAATTAAAAAGTTAATATCTTTTAAGACCTACGGCGGAAATCAGCTTTATGAATGTGCCTCATTCATTAAGGAATATTTAGAGAATCACGGATTTAAGGCAGAAATAAAAGAGTACGTTAAGGGCTATCCTATAGTACTGTCCTCGAGTGGAAAAGGGAAACCCCTAATGTTAAACGGACATTTTGACGTAGTTCCTCCAGGAGAAGGTTGGTCTTCAGATCCTTTTACTCCTAAAGCTATTGAAGATAAAATTTACGGTAGGGGATCTACAGACATGAAGGCAGGGCTGGCAGTACTCATGGAGACTTACGTAAGTATTGCGGACAAACTAAACTACTCACTCCTTTTTACAGCAGTTCCTGACGAAGAAACAGGTGGGAAAAATGGAAGCAAGTTCCTTGCAGAGGAATACTCCCCATTCTTTGTAATAATAGGTGAACCCACAGGCTCTGAAAGAGTAAACATTGGTGAGAAAGGGCTTTTGCAGGTGAGGGTTAAGGAAAGAGGTAAGTCTGCTCATGGAAGCACGCCTTCTCTGGGAGAGAATGCAATACTTAAGCTTGTAGACGATATTACTGAATTAAGAAGGAGGATAGAGAAAACTGAAGTCGCGATACCTAAAGATGTAGAAGAGGCAGTAAATAACGTTAAGGAAATTGATGAGAGAATTTATGGAGACGTGAAAAAGATAACTTTCAGTCCGGGAGTAATTAAAGGGGGAAGCCAGGTAAACGTAGTTCCTGATTATGCTGAGGCGGAAATAGATATGAGGATCCCTCCCGGAGCGAGCGTTAAAGATATCATGAAGAGAATGGAAGGTATTGAAATTATTAACTCCTCTGAACCTAACTATACTCCTTTACCTCCTTTCATCAAGCTGAAGCCCTTCATAACTCCTTACGCGACTGACGGTAGGTATTTTAGAATGAAGGGAATTCCTACAATCGTCTACGGTCCAGGAGAGCTGAATAAGCTTCATTCTCCAGATGAGTTTGTGAAGATTGGAGACGTTAAAGCTTCTCTAGAAAAACTAAAGGAAATTCTGTTAAGCATTAATAATTCCGATTATTTTTATAAATGA